A region from the Aegilops tauschii subsp. strangulata cultivar AL8/78 chromosome 5, Aet v6.0, whole genome shotgun sequence genome encodes:
- the LOC109760892 gene encoding long chain acyl-CoA synthetase 4 gives MAEATRKYLVQVAEGREAAPEEGGAPSAGPVYRCAAGAGGASPPAVPGLESCWDIFRLSVEKYPGNPMMGRREIMDGKAGKYTWVTYKEVYDTVIKVGASIRSCGINKGGRCGIYGGNSPEWVVSMQACNAHGIYCVPLYDTLGAGAIEFILCHAEVEIAFVEEKKIGEVLKTLPNATKFLKTIVSFGKVSPDQKEKVEQNGLSIYSWSEFVLKGDGAEEKYELPPKEKADICTIMYTSGTTGDPKGVLISNKSIITIVSAVDEFLRNSNEQIREDDVYISYLPLAHIFDRVIEEVFIHHGASIGFWRGDVKLLVEDIGELKPTIFCAVPRVLDRIYGGLQDKVSTGGFLKKTLFNVAYKYKQGNMIKGSKHEDAASIFDKLVFTKVKRGLGGRVRVILSGAAPLSNHVEEFLRVVTCSHVLQGYGLTETCAGSFVSLPNNMSMLGTVGPPVPYVEVHLESVPEMGYDALSKESPRGEICIRGDTLFSGYYKREDLTKEVLVDGWFHTGDIGEWQHDGSMKIIDRKKNIFKLSQGEYVAVENLENIFGQAPNVDSIWVYGNSFESCLVAVINPNKQGLERWAESNGVSGDFASICGDAKAKEFILEELSKTGKDKKLKGFEMIRAVHLEPVLFDMERDLITPTYKKKRPQLLKYYQGIIDEMYKSMK, from the exons ATGGCGGAAGCCACGAGGAAGTACCTGGTGCAGGTGGCGGAGGGGAGGGAGGCGGCGCCCGAGGAGGGCGGCGCGCCGTCGGCCGGGCCCGTCTACCGCtgcgccgccggcgccggcggggcgTCGCCGCCCGCCGTGCCGGGGCTCGAGTCATGCTGGGACATATTCCG TTTGTCTGTGGAAAAGTACCCTGGCAACCCGATGATGGGCCGCCGTGAAATCATGGACGGAAAG GCTGGCAAGTACACATGGGTGACTTACAAAGAAGTATACGACACTGTGATCAAGGTAGGGGCTTCAATCCGGAGCTGCGGCATCAACAAG GGAGGACGATGTGGTATCTATGGAGGCAATAGCCCTGAGTGGGTTGTGAGTATGCAG GCCTGCAATGCCCATGGCATTTACTGTGTTCCATTGTATGACACACTTG GTGCTGGGGCAATAGAATTTATATTGTGCCATGCAGAGGTCGAAATTGCTTTTGTGgaggagaagaagattggagag GTACTCAAGACATTACCAAACGCGACCAAATTTTTGAAGA CCATCGTGAGCTTTGGTAAGGTCAGCCCTGATCAGAAGGAAAAGGTTGAGCAGAACGGATTGTCTATCTACTCATGGTCCGAGTTTGTGCTTAAG GGAGATGGGGCTGAAGAGAAGTATGAACTCCCTCCAAAGGAAAAGGCTGACATATGCACGATAATGTATACCAGTGGAACAACTGGTGATCCAAAGGGAGTTTTAATCTCTAATAAGAGCATTATCACCATTGTTTCAGCAGTGGATGAGTTCCTTCGCAATTCAAATGAACAG ATTCGTGAGGATGATGTTTACATTTCTTATCTTCCGCTTGCCCACATATTTGACCGTGTGATTGAGGAGGTGTTCATTCACCACGGGGCCTCAATTGGATTTTGGCGTGGA GATGTCAAACTCTTGGTTGAAGACATTGGAGAACTCAAGCCAACAATATTCTGTGCTGTTCCACGTGTGCTAGACAGAATCTATGGAG GACTTCAAGATAAAGTCTCAACCGGTGGCTTCCTAAAGAAGACATTGTTCAATGTTGCGTACAAATA CAAACAAGGGAACATGATAAAAGGAAGCAAGCATGAAGATGCTGCTTCTATTTTTGACAAACTAGTCTTCACCAAG GTGAAACGAGGATTGGGTGGTAGAGTGCGAGTAATTTTATCAGGCGCAGCTCCTCTATCTAATCATGTCGAGGAGTTTCTGCGTGTCGTTACATGCTCTCATGTTCTCCAAGGCTATG GTCTCACAGAGACCTGTGCTGGGTCTTTTGTTTCGTTGCCAAACAACATGTCCATGCTGGGAACTGTCGGCCCTCCTGTCCCATACGTTGAAGTACACTTAGAATCTGTTCCTGAGATGGGGTATGATGCATTATCAAAAGAATCACCTCGTGGGGAGATTTGCATCAGAGGGGACACCTTGTTCTCAGGGTACTATAAGCGAGAAGACCTCACCAAGGAAGTCTTGGTCGATGGCTGGTTCCACACAG GAGACATTGGTGAGTGGCAGCATGATGGAAGCATGAAGATCATCGACCGCAAGAAGAACATATTCAAGCTTTCCCAAGGAGAATACGTCGCGGTTGAGAATCTAGAGAACATATTTGGTCAAGCTCCTAATGTTGATTCG ATTTGGGTGTATGGAAACAGCTTCGAATCATGCCTGGTTGCGGTGATCAACCCCAACAAGCAAGGTCTGGAACGATGGGCTGAGTCGAACGGGGTTAGCGGAGACTTTGCCTCGATATGTGGAGATGCTAAAGCGAAAGAGTTCATCTTGGAAGAACTGAGCAAAACTGGCAAAGATAAGAAG CTCAAAGGCTTTGAGATGATCAGGGCTGTTCATCTGGAGCCGGTGCTCTTTGACATGGAGCGCGACCTCATCACCCCAACTTACAAGAAGAAGCGGCCGCAGCTCCTCAAATATTATCAG GGCATCATTGACGAAATGTATAAGAGCATGAAGTAG